GGGGACTGAAAAACCGCAGTGTCATTTCGTGCGATGCGCTACGCTCTATCGCCAAAGAGCGACTCACCCGCCGCTGGGGACGCATCTCTCCGGAGACACTGGCTGCGGTTGAGGACCGTCTGCGTATCCTCATGGGGCTGTAATCCCTCAGGCACGGGGGCCTGCCCCTACGAGGCCGCCTCTCTCTGGAACGTGCGGGAGGGGCGGGTTTCAAACCCGCCTCTACGAGGCCAGCCACTCGCGCCGGCCGTTGATGAAGCCGGTCACGCTCTCCACGGTCGTCTGCGGCCGCTCGATATTGAACAGGTGGCTGGCGTTGGACAGGATAAGCAACTCGGCGTTCGGAATACGACGCGATAACGTCACCGAGTTTTCGGGCGGCACCAGACCGTCCTCTTTGCCGGTGATGACCAGCGTCGGCACGCCGATCTGGGGCAGCCGCTCGTAGGTATCGTGGCTCTGGATGGCCGCCATCTGACTGACCATGCCGTGCTTGGGCGTCGGGTGAACCGCGGACAGCCGGTTCAGCTCAATCAGGGTATCCATATGTTTCTGCATGAACCATGGCGTGACCGCAACCTTGGTCATGGCCAGCGCGGCTTCTTCGACGCTGACCGCGTCGATGTGCTCCAGCATACGCAACACCTCGGGGTCGCTGGACAGCACGGTGTTCTCACCTCCGCAGTTGGTGCAGCCGAGGGTCAGGCTTGTGACCCGCTGGGGATGGCGCAGGGCAAATTCCTGAGCGATCATGCCGCCCATGGAGATACCGAAGATATGCGCCTGCTCGATGTCCAGGCCGTCGAGCAGGCCGGCCGTGTCGTCGGCGAACATCGCCATTGAGTACGGCTCATCCGGCTTGTCACTCTGGCCCACCCCCCGGTTGTCAAAGGCGATGGTGCGGAAGGATTGGGCGAAGGCCGGGATGTTCCAGTGCCAGCCAATAGAGCTGACGGTAAAGCCCATGATCAGCAGCAGCAGCTCGCCGCTGCCGTGTTCTTCGTAGTACAGCGAAACCCCGTTGGATTGGAGG
This sequence is a window from Desulfurellaceae bacterium. Protein-coding genes within it:
- a CDS encoding alpha/beta fold hydrolase; this encodes MPHLQSNGVSLYYEEHGSGELLLLIMGFTVSSIGWHWNIPAFAQSFRTIAFDNRGVGQSDKPDEPYSMAMFADDTAGLLDGLDIEQAHIFGISMGGMIAQEFALRHPQRVTSLTLGCTNCGGENTVLSSDPEVLRMLEHIDAVSVEEAALAMTKVAVTPWFMQKHMDTLIELNRLSAVHPTPKHGMVSQMAAIQSHDTYERLPQIGVPTLVITGKEDGLVPPENSVTLSRRIPNAELLILSNASHLFNIERPQTTVESVTGFINGRREWLAS